TGATGAGGATGAAACAATATTCAATGCATTATCATCAACTTGTGCACAAAGCGAGAGATCAAGTTGTGCAACGAAAGGGTATCGAAACGAGGTTCTTTGTAAGAGTTGAGCGCAGAGAGGCTTGAGAGTTCTTCGGTGACGAGACTCGATGAAGTAAAAGGCTTTGCAAGTGAGAGAGAATGACTTGTTAGCAAAAGGGTGAGTTTTCAGTTGGTCAAGAATGGTGAAAATGATCTCGTCTGGGAGCATATCAAAGGGGCTATTATTGTGAGGTTGAGGCATTTTGGTTGGTTTTTTTCATGGAGATTCATGAAATGAGTTTGAGTTATCAGGAGGAAGATTTAGTTTGGATAATGGGGATCTGAAGATTCTGATGTAATTGACGTAACGGTTAACAGAAAACAGTGGGCGAGTTGGTTAGGTTGATCAATAATGAAGAAGACGACTTTGTATGTCAAATTACACTACTAGACTCCTCTTTTggaatttataaacaatttccATCACAAaattcccctttttttttttaattattgtttgataATAACAATTAGTTAAGAGATTAAAgtcttataatatattaaaaaaaagagggaGGGTATTTTAGGGAAAACAGATTTAGAAAAcggaagagaaaatatatatatacaaacaacaGACGACACAGAAGGAACGATGCTACTTGGGGAAGTATCATATGAGGAAGGACAAATTAAGTGCACATGGTACGGCATTAATAATCACTATACTCTGTCTTTTCTCTCACCACGCGCTCAGAGGAGTCTTAAAATCACGCACCAATAAAGGTTCACAATTCGTGACTGGCTCAAACAACTGTCACTTTAGTTTTCCATCCCTGAAAATAATTTGAAAGGAATACCGGTCCTCCTCATTAAATGTAGAATACAAAATCCTATTCtctccaaaataataataataataaaaaaaatatcccTCCAGCTATTTAAATCATCAGATTGACTGgaatgataaattatacaacTATAGGAAGTGCATTCGTAGGATTAACAATATTCTTATATATGTCAATGCAGCATTTGTTCTGAAACCTCCAtgtaaattgaaaaatcaaatgtaTTGGAAAACCAGGATCTACATAACTACAATGTTAAAAAAATCTAGTAAAATTACATAGCCTTGCTAAAATTATGGGACGAAATGAAAGCAGCGGAACAGGAAATGGATTCATCATTTTTTGGCAAAGGTGATAGCCATGGGATTCTGAGGGGTGATTTTGAATCCCTGAAGGGCCTGCATGGCCATGGAAGATTGAACATCATCTTCGAACTCTACGAAAGCAATACCTGGCTTTGCTTCAATCATTCGGACTTCTCTGAATCCTGGATATTGCTGGAAAAGCATTTCAAGCATAGAGCCAGTGGTTTCGTGGGGCAAATTCTGTATGAAGAGTATATTGTTTGGTGCAACAGATTCTTGTGAACCTGCATTTCTGAAAGAGGCCTGCAAGAAGCACACAAAATCTATGATAAGCAAAATCTTTAAAGGAGCATATTAAATAATGCACAAATTCTCCCTTCAAAATCTGAATATTACAAGCATGGGTGATGTATTACTAGCAAGTTCCAAGTGAAATCTATGGTCTATCATTCCAGCATATGACATCTAAAGCTTATTGGTACATCCAAAACTGATCTGATAACCAACTTTTTATAGATACTCATGTGAGATGGTTTTATTATTGTCAATAGAATTCTAAAAGCCATAATATTCCAACGACCATCTCAGACACATGCACATAGAAGTATACATGGACTATGAATGATATCATTAAGcataaaaagaataaacttaCAGCTGGGCCACCATTCCTTTCAGCACCTGCACCATTAGCGATACCAGATTGCTGTGCTTCTTCAGCGCGTCTCTTTCGTTCAGCTGCAGATATAACTTATATCAAGGAAATTTCACAGATATTTATCCTTTCACTATAAGCGAGTATAACAAGTATGTGTTTTGCCATAATAAAGATATAGGGAACCACTTAGTTTGAGGTGcaatttaaaagataatagtATTTTGTAAACTATACTGTTCAAACACATTTTTTGGACCATGTAAATGTCTATGAACCATGATAAAGATTTTCTGAATAAGGAATGATTGAATTGTCCTATAAGAGAATGACGCCATAACAAAAGAAAGCCCGTTGAAGCCTCTTTGATGCACATTGCCATATAATTAATTAGGGACCATGGCCGACCAAGCATTGTAATTTGACTGAATATCAGAAATCTCAAAAGAAGCCTAACACATCTTGTTCTAACAACCATAATCCAAATTCAAGTCAATCCATTCATGTATCAGTTTAGCTAGAAGTCTAAGGCTTAAATACAGAGTTAAACCACCATACATTTTTACTTGGCTACTTGAGAGAAAGATATTATTGAACTTTAAATAATGAATAACATTtgatatatcactgaaaagtgTTAGCACTATAGAAAATAGCATATCATGTTATACATACCCTTCTCTTCttgcttcttctttttctctcttggGACAAAGCTTCCATCTGCTTTAGCAACACAGTCTGACTTTGTTTTGGCATATTGAATTCTCTGCACCACATTTCATTCACAATGTCAACTTCAAATGTCAAGTTCAGAAAACTTCTGCACATCACAATTACAGCATAAAACACCCACTACTGCTGCAAAGATGCCTTGGAAGATAAAGGCAccaatctttaatttaaaacccgTTGAATGGGCTgatacaacaaaaataacaaaaattattcattcatttaGTTCAGAATTCATAAAGTGCAGGTCATGCACAACAAATGAAGTCAAAAGATTCCACAATGTAGAACACCACATGATGCACGATTATGGGgttatctaataaaaatatcattctgTTATATGAATGACGCAAATGAAGGATTGCCCTTACAGATGAATGCATATGTAGTGTCTCAAGCTTATCTAGAAATAATTCTCCCTGTCTGGTTGGTTATCAGGTAGGTGCAAATGCGTCTATAAAGTTCAAAAAGACACGAGTGATCAAGAGTTTTCAAGAATCACAGGTTTCCAATTGCCTAATGAATTACTCTCATTAACTTATTTTGTATAGATCAGTGCTCTTAACATAACTGACTGTGCTACTATGTTCAAGCTCTTTTCCTTATACTTCCACAATGTCAGCTCCTAGCAGTAGTACTTGCAAGAGTTGGGAAAAGGCTTGGCATGAATGGCTGCCATTACAATAAATCAAGTAATTAATTCCTAGAAAACTCTGACTTGCTTCTAAATCATTGAGTTTGGTAAGATCCACAAGAAGAAGAATCACAAGATACCAAATGTTTACTCCTATCAATTTTATGTAAAGACACCATTCCAAATTGCATTATAATTCCAAATTGTTGGCCATGCAAACTAAAATGAATTCTATTTACAAACACTGAATTAAGTAATTTCCTGCAGATAGTTCTCCaaattgtaacaaaaaaatCACTGCATAAGTCTTTGGACAATGGGAGCTTGATAGCTCCTAGAGAACCCAATGCAATTTTAACAGGAGCAAGTACAATAATTCAAAGTGGAAAACTGAAGTGATCAAAGTAAGAGGATTACAATCACCGACCAACATCCTCTCACAgtcttaattaataatgaaacaTACACGACTGGGACAAAAGACATGGTTAAACCTAATTTCAACATGAAAGAATCTAACAAGCACATTCACAAACCAGACATGAATACGATAGTAGATATAAAGCGCATAAGCAAATGGGATTACTAAAACGCACCATAGGCTTATCataaaagggaaaattttgCATTTGCCGCACTGCATTACTTGCTGCTGTCACTTCACTAAACACAACCCAAGCTTGTCCACGAAGCTTCGGCGTCTTCAAAGCAACAACATCCAAAATCCTTCCATATTGCGAGAACAAACAATAAAGGGACCTCTTCAGTTCTATCAAATCACAAAAcaagaatatatcatcaacacCATAATAACTTAAACCCTAAATTATAAACCCACATACATGTTCTGTTTTCTACCCTAATTTCTTCCACATCACCAACCATTCATGACTATGCTCAAATCACTACAAAACTGAGAAAATTCCAcacaaaatttctcaaataatgcattaaaaaattaattaaaaaactgaaaCCCTAAAAGCGAAAAATCTAAGTTAAGGTTATTAAACCCGAAAGTTTAAAGTGACTTCTTTAAGAAGCAAAAGAGATCCAAAACatgatttttaagattttatattcTCTTGTAGTTCTGGTtgtactctttttcccttctataaacaaaaagaaaaaggaagaaaaaaaaaaaaagaagaagaaggagaagagagGAAAAATTACCTTCTTTCTTGATCTTTTCGTTGagatttttaatgtaaataGATTGATTGGGAGGAATGTCTCCAGTAATCAATGCCATTTTTTACAGCTTAAAACCCCCACGAAACCAGAGCCAGAGAAGTAGAAATTTTTGTGCTGAGGGAGGGAGGAAGCGAGAGAAATGGAGAAATTTTGGCTTTGAACCAGACCGAGCCCTAGCCTAAAGTGTTTAGCAGAATTTTTTGGGCTTTTCGTTACAAGTCTGGGCCATATTGTGATTATGGGTTCATTTTTATGTCATAAGGTAATGCCAAGTACCTTAGACTTCATAAGCGCACAAAAGAAGAATAGTTTTCGTGGTTTGATATTACATTTTACTTGATTTGTGtattaataattgtttttttatgatttttttgtcttataaagttttcaaaaagtTAGGTTTCAAGGTTGATTTGTTGAGTTTTTGTGTGATGTCTTTAAATTAATTAGCGTTTTAGTTATTGGTAGTGTTTGAAGAGgtgtaaattcaaattaaattgaataataaaaactaactCGAACTCGACCCAAATATGGAATAGCTAACTTATGCTTAAACTCAATTTACTTGATTAGTTGTTTTGTTCATTAATGAAACTGTCAGAAAGTCAttagagaagaagaataataattattggagatggtaatgaaaaataaagttgtttataaatttctcaaattgAATCAAAGTGTTCTTCAAGCCAAACCAAACCAGAACATAATTTATAAGTAGTTTAGCTTGGTTTTACGTTTTGGACCATTTTTAACACACATGGAGCGGATATTAGGAGGAAACTAAATTGCAAGCAAAAGTTTATGTTTGTTGATACATGTCTTGGTTTATTCTTGAACTTGTACAGGCACCTTGAGATACACTAGAGTATTGGCACATTCATGGCTTCTATGGTAAATTATAAAGCTTCTGCGCTATGGGTCACACATGTTTAGTCGTCTTTAAAATTTCTGTGTTTAACAATTATTATGATTCATGTTTGCAGATTGTTATAGAGGATTAATTATGGATTTTTATAGCACCTCACTTACAAAAGCTAACGTTAGCTAAAAAAGGAAGGATAGATATACGgtattcatatattatataattgcaACCTAAAAATCTGAAAGGACTCAGTAATTagatataatgaaattttaacaattaatcctATTAATAGAATATCATCAGCAACATTACAAGGTCTTCCTTAGATTTCTCCTACCTACAAATCACACAAAAATTTCTAATTCTCTTTGGGTGGCACACAAGAAAAATAAGCTCAGTGACTTATTTTGTTAAGGAATTTTTCACCCATTTCTATTCTTAGCATTTTCATGCTCATCTTGGGATcaactctctctccctctcaatcCTCCGGCCTGTTGGAAGCTCCAGAAACCCTAAATCATTCTCATTGAAActatttgttgttgttattaatTTTCACATTTCATGAGTTTCAATGAATGGGCACATTCCAGCGTCAAGATTTCTTATTGTTCTTGTTTTGATCATACCATTCTGGGAAATTTCATTTGGTGCATCAGATATTGATCTGCTATTAAAATTCAAGGAATCTCTTAAAGATACAAGTGCTCTCGATGATTGGAATCCTGAAATAAATCCTTGTACTTGGGATTATGCAAATTGGAATGGAGTTCTTTGTTCGAATGGGAGTTTATGGGGGTTAAAACTTGAGCATATGGGGCTAAAAGGATTGATAGATGTTGATTCTCTTGGTTTAATAAGTTCCTTACGTATTTTCAGTgttatgaacaataaatttgaCGGTCCATTGCCTAATGTGAAAAGAATGAGCTCATTGAAAGCTTTGTATTTATCGAATAATAGATTTTCTGGGGCCATTCCGGATGATGCATTTGCGGGCATGCCTATGTTGAAGAAATTATATTTGGCAAACAATCAGCTGTCTGGCCGGATTCCTTCATCGATTGCCCTCTTGCCTAAACTTATGGAATTGAGGCTTGAAGAGAATCTGTTTGAGGGAAAAGTTCCCGATTTGAACCAGAAAAGTTTACATACGATAAATTTATCCAACAACGAATTGGAAGGTGAAATCCCTGCCAGCCTAAGCAAAATGGATCCGGAATCATTTTCAGGTAAATTTG
Above is a genomic segment from Mangifera indica cultivar Alphonso chromosome 3, CATAS_Mindica_2.1, whole genome shotgun sequence containing:
- the LOC123212359 gene encoding U2 small nuclear ribonucleoprotein B'' 2-like, which translates into the protein MALITGDIPPNQSIYIKNLNEKIKKEELKRSLYCLFSQYGRILDVVALKTPKLRGQAWVVFSEVTAASNAVRQMQNFPFYDKPMRIQYAKTKSDCVAKADGSFVPREKKKKQEEKAERKRRAEEAQQSGIANGAGAERNGGPAASFRNAGSQESVAPNNILFIQNLPHETTGSMLEMLFQQYPGFREVRMIEAKPGIAFVEFEDDVQSSMAMQALQGFKITPQNPMAITFAKK